Within the Bacillota bacterium genome, the region CGTGGTCGACCCGCCTACGCCCGGTCCTGTCCATCTCAACGTGGACGATCAGGTCGACGGCGCTGGCGATCATGTTGAGAATTGCGCTCTCATTCAGGTCCATCCCTGTCTGCAGGACCATCCCCACGAGGCGCGTGATGGAGTCCGCCGCGGAGTTGGCGTGCAGCGTCGTGAGCGACCCGAGGTGCCCCGTGTTCATCGCCTGGAGCATATCGAAGGCCTCCGCGCCCCGGCACTCCCCGACGATGATTCTTTTTGGAGCCATCCGCAGAGCGCTTTTGACCAGCCTGCGGATGGGAATCTCCCCCTTCCCCTCGATGTTAGGCGGCCGGGCCTCGAGCCGGCGCACCTTCGGGTGCTGGAGCCGGAGCTCCGCGGGGTCTTCGATGGTGATGATGCGGTCGCTCTCGGGAATAAAGGAGCCCAAAACATTCAGCAGAGTCGTCTTCCCGCTTCCGGTACCCCCGCTGACGACGATGTTCTGCCTGCTCACGACAGCCGCCCGCAAAAAGTCCAGGAGGGCGCGGGAAAACGCCCCGTTTTTCAAAAGCTCGGCTACAGTGAGGTCCTGTCGGAAGCGGCGGATCGCGACCAGGATCCCGTCCACGGCGATGGGAGCGATCTGGGCGATCAAGCGCGAACCATCAAAGAGCCTGGCGTTGACCTCGGGTTCGGCGTAGTCCAGCCGCTTCCCCGTTGGGGCGATCATCCGCTGGACTACGTCCCGCGCCTGCTCGACGCTTTCGAACTGCTCCTCGGCGTCGAACTCGATGCCGTTTTTCTCAATGGTAATCTTCGTATTGTTTACGATAATCTCCGTCACTTCTGGATCCCAGAAGTACCTCTCCAGGGGGCCGTAGCCCATGATGTCGTCGAAGAGGCGCTGGACCAGGGCGGGCACGTCCGGAGTGCCCACGCGGATGTCCAGGTACCGCATGCAGTTGAGAGCGATAGCTTTAAACTTCGAGCGGACCACGGGGTCCCGGGAGCGCACCGTCTCCTCAAGCCGGAACTGCTGGCGCACGATTTCCTGAACGTGGTCTTTAAGCTGAGAATAAACCTCGGGAGAGATAATTTCTTCCTTGTCAGGTTCTTCCGAATAGGGCTCGACCGCAGCGCTGATGAGCCCGTCCCGGGCGGCAAACATCCCCAGAAGAGCAACGTCGCGCTCGCTCAATTCCCGTTCCCCCTTTCGAAAAGGCTCAGCACTTGCTTTTTGAGACGCCCTGTTTCCAGATACCTTCTGTTGCACATAGCGCGCACCGCGGGGTCGAACGGCAGCACGCAGTCCGGCCTCAAGACCTCCCTGACCTCTTCGTCCCGGAGAGCGCCCGGCGCCCTGCTCTGGTTGAGGACGATCTTCACCCTGCCGCCGCAGCCCAGGCGGGAGAGGAGCTCGACCTCATCCCGATAGCGGTCGAGGTCGGCCCGGTCGGGCCTCAGGACGAGGCAGATCACGTCGCAGATGATCGCCCCTGCCCAGCCGGCCCCCCAAACCGGAGGGAGAACCGCCACGGCGTAGTCGAACTCCCGGCGGAGGTAGGTCAGCGTCCGGGACACGAGCCTGCTGTCCACCTGCGGCACGTCCAGGGGTCTGGCGGCGCCGGGGATCACGAACACGGAGCGCGGGTGCACGACCCCTGCCCGCTGGATTTCGGCCGGCCCGCTCACGCCCGCCGCGTCCAGGACGCTCGCAGGGCAGACGTCCGGCGTCAGTCCCATGTACGATCTGACCTTCCCGGCAGGAGAGAAGTCAACCAACGCAACCCGCTTCCCCGACTCCGCAATAGATAATGCGGCAAGGCAGGCGAGGGTCGCTGCTCCCGCTCCCGGGAGCAGCGAGAGAAAACCGGCCGCAAATCCCCCACCCGCCTCCTCAGGAGTTGTCGGAAACGGAAACTTCACCGGGCTTCTCCTCCTTTGAAGGCAGGACGACCGCGAGCTTTTTGTTGCGCACCACCGCCTCCGCGACCGCGGGTGCAGAATTTGCCGGAACGGCTACGACGTACTGCTTAGAACCCTCCTTTGCTGCTTCCGGCGTCTGAAGAATCACGGCGCGGGCGATTAAGCCCACGACAGTTCCCTTTTCCCCGTAGGGAACCTCACCGTAGAGCTCAACCCTGTCGCCGCGGCGCAGGCCCTCCATCCCCGTTGCGGTATCGGGAGGAAGCTCAACCGCCGACCAACCCTCTGGAGCGTATGTCCGGAGCGCGGCGAGAAGCGAGCCGGAGGCAACCAGGTGCTCTTTTCTGATGATTTCCCCCGCAAGGATGGGGCCGAAAGCGACCGTTTTCCCTTCCGCCTCGCTTCTGCTGGCGGCAGAATCCGGAACGACGGATGGAGGAACGTTTCTGACCGCAAGGTCCCCCGCGCCGATGGTTGCGCCAACGGAAAGGTTCCGGGCAGCCACCAGAACGGGAACCGAAGGCTGCATTGCTTTAAGCGAAACGTAAACGAGCAGCGCCGCTACGAGCGCCAGGACGAAGGATGTCGCCAGCGGGAGGTTTTTCTTCAGCGATATGTTGATGAGAAACCACTCCTTTCCAGGAAATCGAGTATTTTCTTCTTCCCAACAAACACGCTCCCGTCGGGAAGCCGGAGACAGGGAAAACCGCGGCCGGGCGATTCCGGAGCGGACAGCACCTCGCCCCTGTAGCCCATCTCCCTGACTTCCCTTTCTCCTTCAGAAGAGTAGGGAACAACAACCGGCTTCCAGCTTCTCCCTTCGGGGTCCTTTTCAATGAAGGCTCTTAATGGTTCGTCGCAGTATTCGCACCAGGGAGAATAGTAAAGAAGGAGGGTCTCCTGCGCCTGCACCTGTCTTTTGCCCTGCACGGACGACGAAACAGGCGCAGGAGGCTGAAGGCCGGCTCCGATCTTCTCAGCAGGTTTCGGGTGAAGCCGGAAGCCGAAAAAGGATAAACTGCACACCAGGGGAAGGGCAAGAGCGATCGCCCAGACGGACCTGCCATCCCTGACCAGGCACAGAGACGAAACGACCCCGGCAAGCGCAAAAAAGACGGCCGCCAGGGTGCAGCTCGGGCAGATTCCCACCGTAGCCTGAGCGGCAAAGCTGACTGTTGCAGAAAGGGTCCCCGTAGCCGCGGCCGGGAGGTTCAGGCCGAAGAGAGAAAAACCGACACCGGCAGCGGCCACGACAGCACCTGGCAGGGTTAAAGGCCCATACTTGGTCGTCAAGAGCACAATTAACGCAGCCAGGAAAAAGGGAGCACTCAGGCTCCCTTTCCCGAACACCTTTACCCTTTTCATCGTCTTACTTCGGTGCCGCCTGCTCGATCTGCTGCCCCACGCCGCGGAACTTCTCGACAAGCTTGTCCCCCAAAAAGATCAGGGCAGCAATGCAAACCACCGCAACCAGAGCGAGAAGCAGACCGTATTCAGACAGAGACTGTCCTCTTTCGTCTTTAAGGACATCTAGCATGTTCAGAAAACCTCCTTTCTCAATCGAAAGTCTCAATCGAAAGCTTTGAGTAAAGCCACCAGCGCCGGGTAGCCCAACGCGATCATACAGGGCCCCAGAATGAACAAGAGAACCGGTAAAACCAGCTTCACGCTCAGCTTGTTGGCCGCTTCCATTATTTCGAACCTCCGGACCGTTCTCATCTGCTCTGAATGCGCCCGCATAATCTCGGCAAGGCTGCTCCCATAGCGTAGCGCCTGATTTAAAACCCGCGCCAGCGTCCTCAATTCATCCACATCGCACCTGTCGGCCATTTCGTCCAGGGCGTCAGCAAGCCTTTTCCCGGTGCTGCTTTCCAGAAGGGCGCGCTCCACCTCCTCCCGCAGGGCCCCTCCCGCTCCTTCTGCTGCCTCCCACAGAGCAAGCCGTATGTCAGACCCGGCAGAGAGAGCTGTCGAAAGGAACAGGGTGAAGTCCGCCAGGGCGAGCCGGATCTCGCTCTTCCTCTTCGAGATCCTGCCGTTGAGCCAGATGTTGGGAGCAAGGTACAGCAGGGGAGCGAACAGGACCAGCCAGAAGAGGTCGGTGCCCACCAGGAGCATGGGAATGAAGAGCACCAGAAAGCCCCCGACCAGGGAGAGCCTGAGGCCCAGGAACCACTCGGGCTTCTCCTTGATTCCAGCCTGGGCCAGCTTCTTTGCGAGCCGGTCCTGCTCTTCAGGAGACGAAAACCTGAGCCCCGTCCGGCAGAAAACTTCGGAGACCCGCACCCTGTTCGCAGGAGCGACCTTGCCCAGCGACGGAAGGAGAACGGCTCCTCCCGCTAAAAGAGCGGCAACAGCAGCCACGTCAGGCAGCTGCACCACCTCCCCGATTGAACTTCTCAGCGGTCTTGTAGGCGTCCCAGATCCCGTAGATCCAGACAACAGGAAGCAGGATAAAACCTACTAAGATCGCACAGAGTAATCCAGATATTACGGCGGTGACCATGAGAGCGATTCCCTTCCCTATCTGGCCGTTGTAGATCTGGCCGAGGCCGACAATGAAAAAACTTAAAATCGCAGCGAGACC harbors:
- a CDS encoding CpaF family protein translates to MSERDVALLGMFAARDGLISAAVEPYSEEPDKEEIISPEVYSQLKDHVQEIVRQQFRLEETVRSRDPVVRSKFKAIALNCMRYLDIRVGTPDVPALVQRLFDDIMGYGPLERYFWDPEVTEIIVNNTKITIEKNGIEFDAEEQFESVEQARDVVQRMIAPTGKRLDYAEPEVNARLFDGSRLIAQIAPIAVDGILVAIRRFRQDLTVAELLKNGAFSRALLDFLRAAVVSRQNIVVSGGTGSGKTTLLNVLGSFIPESDRIITIEDPAELRLQHPKVRRLEARPPNIEGKGEIPIRRLVKSALRMAPKRIIVGECRGAEAFDMLQAMNTGHLGSLTTLHANSAADSITRLVGMVLQTGMDLNESAILNMIASAVDLIVHVEMDRTGRRRVDHVVEVAGIRRNEAGAVSGVELNPLWAFSREKNDWVWVGRKFLRKEKLVREGGWRCSL
- a CDS encoding Flp family type IVb pilin, which encodes MLDVLKDERGQSLSEYGLLLALVAVVCIAALIFLGDKLVEKFRGVGQQIEQAAPK
- a CDS encoding type II secretion system F family protein: MQLPDVAAVAALLAGGAVLLPSLGKVAPANRVRVSEVFCRTGLRFSSPEEQDRLAKKLAQAGIKEKPEWFLGLRLSLVGGFLVLFIPMLLVGTDLFWLVLFAPLLYLAPNIWLNGRISKRKSEIRLALADFTLFLSTALSAGSDIRLALWEAAEGAGGALREEVERALLESSTGKRLADALDEMADRCDVDELRTLARVLNQALRYGSSLAEIMRAHSEQMRTVRRFEIMEAANKLSVKLVLPVLLFILGPCMIALGYPALVALLKAFD